Part of the Quercus lobata isolate SW786 chromosome 6, ValleyOak3.0 Primary Assembly, whole genome shotgun sequence genome, CCAACAAATAGCTTAACTTTTTTAGCTAGAGCATCAGCTACTAAATTACAACGACgattaacaaaaacaaagtctACAAACTGAAAAACAGCAGAGAGCATGCGTATATCATCTAGAATGTTGCCGAAGCTAGTGAATGCACCTGCATCGTGTAGAAGGGTGTTAATGACAATTGCTGAATCACCTTCAAACACCACTCGAGTAATTCCCCGTTCCAAAGCAAATTGGACAGCCTTCAAACATGCTAAGGCTTCTAGATCTACCACTGATTGGGCCGTGGGAATGGAAGAGGACAAAGCACCTTCAACTTCACTTGCATTGTTATCGACAACGACACCAATGCCCACCAAACTTGATCAATGAAAAACCGCGGCATTGAAATTTATCTTTAAGCAATGAAGCATTGGAATTAAGCACATTAAGGACCATATTAGCAGTATCATAACCAACAATGTTCCAatacttttgataaaaaataactGACATACCGTCCGGGTCGGGGGCTTTTGTAGGGTGCATCTGTTGGAGTACTTCTTTGACCTCATCCATGGTAAAATCACGGGTTAGATCATTATTCATCTCCCTTGTAACCTTGGCTGGAATTAATCCTTACTCATCCATTTCTCATAATTTGGATCTTTCTTATCAAGAGGGTTATCcatcacatatttgaacttttgtttttcttgcaaTAAGTTTTTCTTGTGTCCTAGACATATAGTTTATACTATTCAActtttttgaaagggaaaagttttttttttttttttttgagaagccagATCAAGGACCTGGGCCATTTATTGAAACCAAACTCAAAGTTAGTGAACATCATGGAGAACTAAAGGGGCAATGTCTGCTGGCACTTCATGCAGCCAAACCTGAACCCCAACAAATAGCTTAACTTTTTTAGCTAGAGCATCAGCTACTAAATTACAACGACgattaacaaaaacaaagtctACAAACTGAAAAATAGCAGAGAGCATGCGTATATCATCTAGAATGTTGCCGAAGCTAGCGAATGCACCTGCATCGTGTAGAAGGGTGTTAATGACAATTGCTGAATCATCTTCAAACACCACTCGAGTGATTCCCAGTTCCAAAGCAAATTGGACAGCCTTCAAACATGCTAAGGCTTCTAGATCTGCCACTGATTGGGCCATGGGAATGGAAGAGGACAAAGCACCTTCAACTTCACTTGCATTGTTACTGACAATGACACCAATGCCCGCCAAACTTGATCAATGAAACACCACGGCATCGAAAGTTATCTTTAAGCAATGAAGGTCCGGAGGTTAAcgaacaattttaagaaaatttttatggaaaaaaaaagtaattaatgttttgatactTTTTCTACTTcctataaaagtggtatcaaaatttCTGAAAATGGTTCATTAACAAATTTTCTAAAGGCTCCTATTAACTAGaccatttttcaaataaaagatataGCTATAGCATCATTTTTTTAGTAGGGACCTTTTTCCTTTAGTtgcaataatatatatttctgCAATCATATTAAATACAACTAATCCTTGGTAcaatattaatgaaatttagTAAGCTAATAGTCAGTCAATCAAACCAtatcaacccaaaataaaagagaaaaatt contains:
- the LOC115949926 gene encoding uncharacterized protein LOC115949926, which translates into the protein MDEVKEVLQQMHPTKAPDPDGILVGIGVVVDNNASEVEGALSSSIPTAQSVVDLEALACLKAVQFALERGITRVVFEGDSAIVINTLLHDAGAFTSFGNILDDIRMLSAVFQFVDFVFVNRRCNLVADALAKKVKLFVGVQVWLHEVPADIAPLVLHDVH